In the Qipengyuania gelatinilytica genome, CTTGCGCGCTAGGGAACGGCTTTTCGCGGATCGATTGGCGTCTCCCGCGCATTCGGTTACAGGGCGCGCAAGAATCGGATTTCAAGAAAAGAGGTTTCATCCATGTCGACAGTTCTGGTCATCGGTGCAGGCGGCGTCAGCTCGGTCTGCGTTCACAAGATGGCGATGAACAAGGATATCTTCACCGATATCCATCTCGCCAGCCGCACCAAGTCCAAGTGCGACGCCATCGCCGCCAGCGTGAAGACCCGCACCGGCGTGGATATCTCGACCTACGAGATCGACGCGGAAGAAGTGCCCGCGATGGTGAACCTCATCAATAAGGTCCAGCCGAGCCTCGTCGTGAACCTCGCGCTGCCGTATCAGGACCTGCCGATCATGGACGCCTGCCTCGAAGCGGGCGTGAGCTATCTCGACACGGCGAATTACGAGCCGAAGGACGAGGCCAAGTTCGAATACCACTGGCAGTGGGCCTATCACGACCGCTTCAAAGACGCGGGCCTGATGGCGCTGCTCGGTTCGGGTTTCGACCCGGGCGTGACCAGCGTATTCACCATGTGGCTGAAGAAGCACAAGCTGAAGACCATCCGCCAGCTCGACATCCTCGACTGCAACGGCGGCGATCATGGCCAGGCTTTTGCGACCAACTTCAACCCGGAAATCAACATCCGCGAAGTGACCGCGCCCGCGCGTCACTGGGAGAACGGCGAATTCGTCGTAACCCCCGCGATGGGCAAGAAGGTCGAATTCGACTTCGAGGGCGTCGGCCCCAAGAACATGTACATGATGTATCACGAGGAGTTGGAAAGCCTCGCCAAGTTCAATCCCGAACTCGAGCGTGCGCGCTTCTGGATGACCTTCGGCGATGAATACATCAAGCACCTCACCGTGCTGCAGAACGTCGGCATGACGCGCATCGACCCGGTGCGCTACCAGGGCAAGGACATCATCCCGCTGCAGTTCCTCGCCGCTGTGCTTCCCAAGCCCGAAACGCTGGGCGAAACGACCAAGGGCAACACCAATATCGGCGTCATCGCGACCGGCGAAGCGCTCGACGGGTCGGGCGAGAAGACCTTCTACATCAACAATATCTGCAGCCACGAAGCGGCTTACGAGGAAACCGGCAACCAGGCGGTATCCTATACCACCGGCGTGCCCGCGATGATCGGTTCGGCGATGATGGTCACCGGCAAGTGGTCGGGCGACGGCGTGTTCAACATGGAAGAGATGGACCCCGATCCCTTCATGGACATGCTCAATGAGCACGGCCTGCCGTGGCAGGTGAAGGAACTGGATGGCCCGGTCGACTTCTAACGCCCTTGCAGTCGCGGGCGCGCTGGCACTTGCCGCGTGCTCGGGGCCGGGCAGGGAAGACGCGCCGCGCGTCGAGATGGATGCCGACTGGGCGCAGGTGCCGGACGGCACCGCCTACGGCGAATTGAGCGCGGTCGATGTCGACAGCCACGGCCATATTTTCGTGCTCCATCGGGCCGGACGGGAGTGGAAAGAGCCATTCCCGACCGACCTGATTGCCGAGCCGACGGTTTTCATGTTCGCTGCGAACGGCAAGCTGCTCGGCAAATGGGGAGCAAATACGCTCGTCATGCCGCACGGCCTGTCGGTCGATGACGAGGACAAGGTCTGGATCACCGACGTTGCGCGAGAGCAGGTGCTGCGTTTCAGCCACGATGGTGCGGAGGAGCTTGCGCTGGGCGAACGCGGCGTGACCGGGCAGGACGACGGGCACTTCGGTCGTCCGGCCGATATCGCCTTCCTTCCGGGTAGGGTGCTGGTCGCCGATGGCTATCTCAATGACCGGATCGCGGTGTTCGACCGCGATGGTAATTTCCTTGAAAGCTGGGGCGAGGAGGGCGGGGGTCCGGGCGAGTTCGACCTGCCTCACTCGGTCGCAACCGATGCGACCTACGTCTACGTCGCCGACCGCGAGAACGGGCGTGTCCAGCTGCTCACTCATGCAGGCGAACCCATTGCAAGCTGGAAACCGGAAGGGACGGGCCATCCCTACGCCGCAAAGCCCATCGGGGGCGGCTATGTGCTGGTTATCGAAGGGCGCGACGCGGAAGGGCGCTATGGCGCGATCGGCAGGCTCTACCGCGAGGACGGTTCGCTCGAACGCGTCTTCGATGCGGGCGTCGACCCGCGGACCGGCACAAGCCTCGGCCACGACATCGCACTCGCCCGCGATGGCAGCGTCTACATGGTCGACAACAAGGCCAACCGCGTGGTGAAGTTCGAACTTGCCACCGCCGGCCTCGAAAACAGCGAGTGAGTTCGCCCTTTCGCATTGCCGCGCGCGCGCCTAGATGCGCCCCATGGAAACAAAAGCCGGCGATCCGGGCGCCTTTGCCCATTTCGATTTGAACCGTGTCGACAGCCCCGCATTCGTCGTGGATGCGGCGAAGCTGCGCGCCAATTGCCAGGTGCTGGCCGAGATCCGCGACGAGGCGGAGATCAAGATACTCTCAGCGCTCAAGGCGTTCTCGATGTGGAGCGCGGCGCCGATCATTGGCGAATATCTGGATGGTGTCTGCACCTCGGGCCTATGGGAAGCGCGGCTGGCTTCCGAATTCTACGATGGCGAGATCAGCACCTATTGCGCGGCCTACAAGCCGGAGGAACTGGACGAGGTCTGCCGCCTGTCGGACCATGTGATCTTCAATTCGCCCGGCCAGATGCAGCGCGCTGCGCTCATTCTCGAGAATGCGCGTGCGAGCGGACAGGATTTCGAAGTCGGCCTGCGCATCAATCCGCAGGTACCGACCGGCGAAGTGCCGCGCTACGATCCCTCCAGTCCCGGCAGCCGTCTCGGCTTTCCGATCGACCAGCTGACACCCGAAATCATGGAAGGCGTCGAGGGTATTCACTTCCATAATTTGTGCGAGCAGGACTTCGAGCCGCTGCACCGGACGTGGGACAAGGTTTTCGATGCGATCGAGCCGTGGTTCGGCCAGCTCAAGTGGATCAACATGGGCGGCGGGCATCACATCACCCGCGCCGACTACCAGCGCGAGGAACTGGTCGAATTCCTCAAGGACGCCAAGGAGGATACTGACGCCGAGATTTATCTCGAACCGGGCGAAGCTGTCGCCCTCGATGCGGGTATCCTTGTGGGCACCATCCTCGACACCGGCTTCAACGGTCTGCCTGTCGCGATTGCCGACGTATCGGCGACCTGCCACATGCCCGATGTGATCGAAGCACCCTATCGCCCCGCAATGCTGGGCGAGGCCGCGGACGCGCAGTCGCCGGAGGTACGCATCGGCGGGCCTTCCTGCCTCGCCGGCGATGTCATCGGGGACTACCGCATTCCCGGCGGCGCCGAGGTCGGCAAGCGTTTCGCCTTCCTCGACCAGGCGCATTATTCGATGGTTAAGACGAACACGTTTAACGGGGTGCAGCTGCCGTCGATTTACATGTGGGACAGCGAGACCGACTCCCTCGAACTGGTGAAGGAGTTCGGTTACGAAGATTTTCGCGGAAGGCTGAGCTAGGTCGCCGGTCCGCCAAGGGGGGTAGTTCTTATGAAAAAATACGCACTTCGCGCAGCGATCCTTGCTGGTTCGATCACCATGGCTGGCGCCATGGCGGCCGCCCCCGTCGCGGCGCAGGAATACGTGCCCGAAAAGGTGGTGAAGTCGGTTTCGACGGCCGACCTGCGCGCGCTGGTGGCTTCGTTCGACCATGAAGAGGTCAGGGTCATCGAAGAGGAATACATCGTCATCGGCCGCGATGAAGAAGGGCTTGCGTATACTCTCTTCGGCACCGCGTGCGATGTCGGGTCGGTTCCGGGATGCCAGGGCATCATGGCGCAGGTCCGCTACGACCTGCCCGACAGTGTCACCCACGCGCGACTGGCGAAGGCCAACCTCCAGAACGCGGCGCTGAATGTTTGGGCGGACTACGAAAACGAGACACTGGGCGTCACCCGTTATGTCGTGATCGACTACGGCGTGACGATGGCCAACCTGCGCGAAAACATCTCGGTTCTGCTCAGCCTCGCACCAGGGGCCGTAGGTACCGCGACCGGCGACGAATAGGGTCCGAAGCTCCGGGGCGCGCCTCTAGATGGCGCTTTCCGGGAGCGGTAAGTCGACCGGCTGTGCGAGGTGCTCGTCGGGCTGTCGGAACGGCCCGCTGCGCAATGTTTTGATAGGGTAAGTCCGGAGCCGAAACGCGAGCGATTTGGCTTGATTTTTTGCCGAATCTTACTATTTGCGCTGCTCCTGCTGCCCCAAGGGGACTTCCTAACCGCAAGGCAGCTTGTCGTTTCATGGTCCGTACGGACCGTTTAGGGGGTCCCTTGAGTTGCAGCATTTTCCTGATGCCAAGGCTGTAGTCCGCGCACTTGCGCCGGACGAACCTGTTATCCTCAACCGCCCGCACGCCGCTGCGCGCGCTGCCCGCTTCTTTGTCGAGAAGTTTCCGGGCAAGTCGCTCTATGCGGTGAAGGCCAATCCGTCACCCGACCTGTTCCGCATCCTGTGGGACAATGGCGTAACGCATTATGACGTCGCTTCCATCGCGGAAGTGCGTCTCGTGCGCTCGGTACTGCCCGATGCGACGCTGTGCTTCATGCACCCCGTCAAGTCGCCCGGCGCGATCCGCGAAGCCTATTTCGAACACGGCGTGAAGACCTTCAGCCTCGACTCCAGCGAAGAGCTGGCGAAGATCGTCAAGGCGACGCGCGATGAAGACGGCAAAGACGCCACCGACCTGCGCCTGTGCGTTCGCCTACGCGTCTCGTCGGAGCACGCGGCGCTGAGCCTTGCGAGCAAGTTCGGCTGCGACCTCATCGAAGCGCCCGCTCTGCTGCAGGAAACCCGCCAGTATGCGGACTGGCTTGGCGTCTGCTTCCATGTCGGCAGCCAGGCGATGAGCCCGTTTGCCTATGTGCAGGCGCTGGACCGCACCCGTGCGGCGATTGCCGAGGCATCGGTGGTCATCGACATGATCGACGTGGGCGGGGGCTTCCCCTCGGTCTATCCGGGCATGGAACCGCCGCCGCTCGAAGACTATTTCAAGATCATCCACCAGCACTTCTACGCGCTGCCGATCGCCTACAACGCAGAGCTGTGGTGCGAGCCCGGCCGTGCGCTGTGCGCGGAATACAGCAGCCTGGTGGTGAAGGTGGAAAAGCGCCGCGGCGAAGAACTCTATATCAACGACGGCGCCTATGGCGCGCTGTTTGATGCCGCTCACGTGGACTGGAAATTCCCGGTTCGCGCGCTTGAAGACGACCTCATCAAGCCGGAGATGGATTTCGCCTTCTACGGCCCGACCTGTGACGATGCCGATTACATGCCGGGTCCTTTCGCCCTGCCGGAAGACATCCAGGCCGGCGATTATGTCGAGATCGGCATGCTCGGCGCCTATGGCGCGGCGATGAAGACCGATTTCAACGGCTTCGGCGCAGCGGAACGCATCTTCGTGACCGACGAACCGATGGCGAGCCTCTACGACGGCAGCCGCTCGCGTCCGCAGGCCGACAACGTCGTAAACCTGCGATAGGCAGAAATCATCCGTACTCGGAGCGGTGGCTTTCGAGTACGGATTTTACCCGCCCGAGCGCTTCTCCGACGAGCGTGGGGAATTCTTCCGTATCCAGCTCCCGAACGGCGTTGTGAGCCGCGGCAATGCGCTTGGCCTGCGCCCAGTCCGTGCCCAGCGCGATCGCCCATTCGCGAAACTCGTCGGCTGCACCGGCATGTGGCTTGAGCGCCTTGGCCAATGTCGGGTGGAAATCGACCCTCCGGATCATCGACAGCAGCGAAAGCGGGAAGCCCTTGTCGAGATAGACAAGCGTGTCATCGACATGGATCGTCCCGCTGCTGCGGTGCAGGGCAAGCACGGACGAGAAATGGACGTCCTCGTCCTCGCAGACAAGCGGCACACCGGCAGGCACCTTGAAATCGAAATCGACGCCGAACTTGTCTGCAAGACCGGAGTCCTCGCACAGCGTTTCCTGCCACGGCAATTGCGGCAGCTTCCGTTTGTGCCGCAAGGTGCCGTAGAGGCGAGCATCGGGATAAGCCTCGTGCATCCACTCGCAGTGCAGCGTGTGGAAGGGGTGCAGGTTGAGGATCGCGGTCAGCTTGCGCCCGTTGTCGGTCAGCAAATCGACCTCGCTCTTCACGTCATCGGGCAACGTATAGCTGTCCAGGAAGACGTAATTCCCGTCCGCGAGGCGCACGAGTGAGGCCTGGGTGCCTAGATTGACAACCCCTCCCAGCTTGAAATCGCCGCTTACGCGCCAGAAGCCTTCGCCAATTTCGGTCAGTCTGCCTGTCATGAATTCGCCTCCTGCAAAGCGAACCATCGAGGGATGCAAGGTTTCCGGGACCGCAAGAATATGGCGATGCTGGTGGGCTATTCCCCGAAGCGCACCATCACCTGCGCGCCGACCCCGACATCGGGGCTGCCGTCGGCAAGGCCGGTATAGGCGTAACCCTGCAAGCGCAGGTCGTCGTTGAGCTTGTGGGTGAGCGAGCCGGTCACTTCGCTGCGATTGGGCGAAGTGGGCAGCGAGCCGTCGCGCCAGTCGTAGTCGAGCCCGAAGGTGCTGTCGCCGGAGACGAAGTAGAGCCCTGCACCGGCGAGCCACGCATCCTCGAGCGGATAGTCGTCGTTCTGGCCGTTGAAGCGGCGCCCTGCGCGCACGGCTGCGCTGACATCGCCGAAAACCTGCAGCACTTCACCCTGCAGCGTGAAATCGGTCGTACCGGTGCTGAGCGCCTTCTCCTGCGAACCGGTCGGCAGTTTGACCTTGCCGGTCACGTCGAAATAGGTCGTGTCCGACACTTCGAAGGAATAGGTCGCCGCTACATTGGTGTCGCCGATGCCCGAGCGCGAGGCCGTACCCGTCGAACCGCTGCCACCGCCGGGACCACCACCGCCGGGACCACCACCGCCGGGTCCGCCGCGCACGCCGCCTTCACCCGGAATGAGATCGGCGGGGCCCGAAACGTTGATATACGGCACCGACACGCGCAGGTTGAAGTCGCCGGTCTGCCATTTCACCGTAACCGGTACGGCGAGGAATTCGGTGTCCTCGTCCTGGCCGTAGTCGCCGGTCGAATAGTCCGCGCCGACTGCGAGCTGTACGTAATCGTCGTCATCGGCATGCGCGACAGATGGAATGGCGATGAGGCAGGCAGTTGCCGCGCCGGCTGCGAAGGACTTTTTCATGTTTGGATCGGTTCCGCTGGATATGGTTGCGCGCCGCATGCCCGGCCTCCTGAACGACCGGGCATGCGACGCGCTGGAGTATTCGGATTAGCCGCCGCGGCCGGGGCGGTCAGGACGTTCCGGACGCTCGGGCTTTTCGGGCTTTTCGGGCTTTTCCGGACGTTCGGGCTTGGTCGGACGCTCGGCACGAGCAATGCGCTCTGCCTTTTCATGCGTCACGACAGCACGTTCGCCTTCGATCTTGGTGATCGTGTGGACGTTGCCCGAGGGCGTTTCCACCGTCTGGGTCCAGCCCAGTTCGACCGTTTCGAAGGTCGGATTTCCGTCGGCGTCGAGGACGGGGTTGCCGTCTTCGTCGAGCACTTCGCGTTCCTCGGTAACCGCTTCACGCGTCACGATCGCGCCGTTGGTTTCGGCGGTTTCGGTCGTCGTGTCGGTATCGGTGCCGGTGTCTTCCTGCGCAAGGGCGACAGGTGCGACAACGGCCATAGTCAGTGCGGTCGGCAGTGCGACCAGAGCAAGTTTTTTCATTACAACCCTCCATCGAGCCTTGGCGCGAGCGATCACCCGCGCCGAAAGCTCGTTCGCCTACTCGTCTTAAATTCCTTCAAAGGAGCAAGGTTAGTTCGACAGGGCGATGCATGGCGGGGGTGAGCGGAGAGGCTTGGCATTCCGCCCGTGTCATTGGTTAAAACCAGGTTTCCGAGGGGTTCAGTCGAACCCCACGAACCGGGCAGCTTCATCGACGCTCCGCCGGGTGATCTTGACGGGGTTCGCGGGGAAATCCTCGTCGGGCCAGCCCATGGCGACGGCCTTCATGATGACCTGGTCGTCCGGAATATTGGCATGCTCGCGCACGACGGGCGATTGCATGATGCCTTGCGAATTGATCACGCAGCCGAGGCCGCGGCTCCATGCCGCATTGACCAGCGCGGTGGTGACCGCGCCGCAATCGAAAGGCGTATCGTCGCTGCCCGAAAGTTCCTTATCGTAGGTAACGATCACGCAGGCGGGGGCATCGAACTGGCGAAAGCCGCGCAGCACCCAGTCCTGCCGCTTTTCCTTGTCGTCGCGCTCGATTCCCATCGCCTCGAACAACTGGACGGCGCAGCCGATCTGGCGTTCGCGGTGCACGCCCGCGAAGGGCTCGCCGCGGCGGAACTCGCGGCTGTCGGGTTCGCCTGCGAGGATACGCTCGGTGTTGCCCTTGCGAATCCGGTCGAGCGGTTCGCCAGTGATGACATGGAAGTGATAGGGCTGCGTGTTCATCGAGGACGGCGAACGCATGGCGAGCGCCAGCACTTCCTCGATCAATTCGCGCGGGACGGGCTTGTCGAGATAGCCGCGGATCGAACGTCGCCCGAGGACGACTTCATCGTATTTCTGGTCCGGATTTCCGCTCATCGCGTGCACTCTCTCCCTTGTCTCGGCACAGGTCTAGCCGAGCAGGATGGAAGCGCAAAGGACGCTACGTTCAGGCCGCGTCGTAGTCTCCGGCGAGATACTTGTCGCGCAGCTGGAACTTCTGGACCTTGCCCGATCCCGTCATCGGGTATTCGTCGACCTCGACCCAGACGACCGGCGTTTTCTGCGCGGCAAGATGCTCGCGGCAGTGCGCCTTCAGGACGGCAGGGTCGAGCGAGGCGCCTTCCGGCGTGCGGATGAAAGCAGCGACGATCTCGCCCCATTTCTCGTCCGGCAGGCCGACCACCGCGACCTGTGCGACCGTGTCATGTTCGAGCAGGATGTTCTCGATCTCTACGGGGAAGAGGTTCTCGCCCCCGCGGATGATCATCTCCTTCACCCGCCCGGTGATGGTGATGAAACCCTGTTCGTCCATCATGCCGAGATCGCCGGTATGCATCCAGCCTTCGGCATCGATGGCTTCTGCTGTGGCTTCGGGATTGTCGTTGTAACCGGCCATGACGCTGTAACCGCGCGCACAGATTTCACCGACCTTGCCCAGCGGCACGACCGAGTTCGTCTGGGGATCGCGGATCGAGACGTCGAGCTGCGAGAAGGGCTGGCCGATCGTCTGCGTCTGTTTGTCCATCGGGTCGCTGTCACGCGTTCCGGTAAGCAGGGGAGAGGTCTCGGTCATGCCGTAGCCATTGGTGAACTTGCAGCCGAACCGGTCCTTGATGCGGCGGATCAGTTCGGGCGAGACCATCGAGCCTCCGGCGCCGATCACATCGACCGATGTCAGGTCGCGCGGGTTCGCATCGTCGACTTCGAGCATCATCATATACATCGTCGGCACGCCGATGACCGAGGTGATCTTTTCGGACTCCACCAGCTTGTTCGCAAGGTTCGGCTCGAACATCGGCGGCAGGACGATATGCGTGCCCGACTGACAGGCGCCCAGCACAGAGACCGCGCATCCGGTGGTGTGGAACAGCGGCGCAACCAGCAGGAGCTTGCCCTTGGGGTCGATTCCGAGCCGCTCGAAGGAATGACGCGAATTGTTGGTCAGGCCGTAGTGATGCAGCAGGACGCCCTTGGGAAAGCCGGTGCTGCCCGAAGTGTACTGGATCTGCGCGATGTCCGATGGCGTGACCTCGGGACGGGGCGAGGAAAGCGATCCGGTGGCGAAAAGCGCGTCCCGGTCCTGCATGTCGACCAGCTCGCGAAGCTGGTCATTGTCCTCGCCAATCGCCTTGGCGATCTCGGCCATCGGGTTGCCGCGGAAATTGCCGATGTGGAACAGGCCGACGGCGGAGGACTGCTCGATCACATAGGTGAGTTCGCGCTTCTGGTATCCCGGATTGGCGGTGACCAGGACCAACCCTGCGATGCCGAAGGCGTATTCGCACAGGATCCATTCGGGAATGTTCGGGGCCCAGATGACGATCCGCTCGCCTGGTTGGTACCGGGTCAGCAGCGCATCGGCGAGCTTCTCGGCATCCGCCAGCAGTTCGGCAAAGGTCCACTTGCGTCCCGATTCCCCGGTTTCGCTGAACTCTTCCAGCGCAATATCGTCCGGCCACTGCGAGGCGGCCTCGCGCAAGGCGGAGCCGACGGTGGTGTCGCGCAATTCGAGGTCGGTCTGGCGGGGAAAGAAGCTTTCGGTCAGCGAAACGTCGTACATCGGGCAGCTCTCCATCCGGCCCGGTGCAACGATCGATCGTTCTCTATCGCAGGCCGCAGCGGCCAAGTAAGCCGATCAGGCGGCTTCCCGCAACTCCAAGTCCATGCGGTCCCAGATCTCGACGAGCGCATCGACGAGCTGGTCCATCATTTCCGGAGTGTGCGCGGGGCCCGGCGTGAAGCGCAGGCGTTCGGTGCCGCGCGGCACGGTCGGGAAATTGATCGGCTGAACATAGACGCCGTATTCGGCCAGCAGGATGTCGCTGATCTGCTTCGCGCGGACCGGATCGCCGACCATCAAGGGGACGATATGCGTCACGCTTTCCATGACCGGCAGCTTGGCAGCGCGCATCTTGTCCTTGAGCGTTGCGGCGGCTGCCTGCTGGGCGTCGCGCTCTTCAGAGCTTTCCTTCAGGTGCTTCACCGCAGCGAGCACGCC is a window encoding:
- a CDS encoding saccharopine dehydrogenase family protein is translated as MSTVLVIGAGGVSSVCVHKMAMNKDIFTDIHLASRTKSKCDAIAASVKTRTGVDISTYEIDAEEVPAMVNLINKVQPSLVVNLALPYQDLPIMDACLEAGVSYLDTANYEPKDEAKFEYHWQWAYHDRFKDAGLMALLGSGFDPGVTSVFTMWLKKHKLKTIRQLDILDCNGGDHGQAFATNFNPEINIREVTAPARHWENGEFVVTPAMGKKVEFDFEGVGPKNMYMMYHEELESLAKFNPELERARFWMTFGDEYIKHLTVLQNVGMTRIDPVRYQGKDIIPLQFLAAVLPKPETLGETTKGNTNIGVIATGEALDGSGEKTFYINNICSHEAAYEETGNQAVSYTTGVPAMIGSAMMVTGKWSGDGVFNMEEMDPDPFMDMLNEHGLPWQVKELDGPVDF
- a CDS encoding peptidyl-alpha-hydroxyglycine alpha-amidating lyase family protein; this encodes MARSTSNALAVAGALALAACSGPGREDAPRVEMDADWAQVPDGTAYGELSAVDVDSHGHIFVLHRAGREWKEPFPTDLIAEPTVFMFAANGKLLGKWGANTLVMPHGLSVDDEDKVWITDVAREQVLRFSHDGAEELALGERGVTGQDDGHFGRPADIAFLPGRVLVADGYLNDRIAVFDRDGNFLESWGEEGGGPGEFDLPHSVATDATYVYVADRENGRVQLLTHAGEPIASWKPEGTGHPYAAKPIGGGYVLVIEGRDAEGRYGAIGRLYREDGSLERVFDAGVDPRTGTSLGHDIALARDGSVYMVDNKANRVVKFELATAGLENSE
- a CDS encoding carboxynorspermidine decarboxylase, producing METKAGDPGAFAHFDLNRVDSPAFVVDAAKLRANCQVLAEIRDEAEIKILSALKAFSMWSAAPIIGEYLDGVCTSGLWEARLASEFYDGEISTYCAAYKPEELDEVCRLSDHVIFNSPGQMQRAALILENARASGQDFEVGLRINPQVPTGEVPRYDPSSPGSRLGFPIDQLTPEIMEGVEGIHFHNLCEQDFEPLHRTWDKVFDAIEPWFGQLKWINMGGGHHITRADYQREELVEFLKDAKEDTDAEIYLEPGEAVALDAGILVGTILDTGFNGLPVAIADVSATCHMPDVIEAPYRPAMLGEAADAQSPEVRIGGPSCLAGDVIGDYRIPGGAEVGKRFAFLDQAHYSMVKTNTFNGVQLPSIYMWDSETDSLELVKEFGYEDFRGRLS
- a CDS encoding YbjN domain-containing protein, with the protein product MKKYALRAAILAGSITMAGAMAAAPVAAQEYVPEKVVKSVSTADLRALVASFDHEEVRVIEEEYIVIGRDEEGLAYTLFGTACDVGSVPGCQGIMAQVRYDLPDSVTHARLAKANLQNAALNVWADYENETLGVTRYVVIDYGVTMANLRENISVLLSLAPGAVGTATGDE
- a CDS encoding type III PLP-dependent enzyme, with the translated sequence MQHFPDAKAVVRALAPDEPVILNRPHAAARAARFFVEKFPGKSLYAVKANPSPDLFRILWDNGVTHYDVASIAEVRLVRSVLPDATLCFMHPVKSPGAIREAYFEHGVKTFSLDSSEELAKIVKATRDEDGKDATDLRLCVRLRVSSEHAALSLASKFGCDLIEAPALLQETRQYADWLGVCFHVGSQAMSPFAYVQALDRTRAAIAEASVVIDMIDVGGGFPSVYPGMEPPPLEDYFKIIHQHFYALPIAYNAELWCEPGRALCAEYSSLVVKVEKRRGEELYINDGAYGALFDAAHVDWKFPVRALEDDLIKPEMDFAFYGPTCDDADYMPGPFALPEDIQAGDYVEIGMLGAYGAAMKTDFNGFGAAERIFVTDEPMASLYDGSRSRPQADNVVNLR
- a CDS encoding transporter; amino-acid sequence: MKKSFAAGAATACLIAIPSVAHADDDDYVQLAVGADYSTGDYGQDEDTEFLAVPVTVKWQTGDFNLRVSVPYINVSGPADLIPGEGGVRGGPGGGGPGGGGPGGGSGSTGTASRSGIGDTNVAATYSFEVSDTTYFDVTGKVKLPTGSQEKALSTGTTDFTLQGEVLQVFGDVSAAVRAGRRFNGQNDDYPLEDAWLAGAGLYFVSGDSTFGLDYDWRDGSLPTSPNRSEVTGSLTHKLNDDLRLQGYAYTGLADGSPDVGVGAQVMVRFGE
- a CDS encoding nitroreductase, whose protein sequence is MSGNPDQKYDEVVLGRRSIRGYLDKPVPRELIEEVLALAMRSPSSMNTQPYHFHVITGEPLDRIRKGNTERILAGEPDSREFRRGEPFAGVHRERQIGCAVQLFEAMGIERDDKEKRQDWVLRGFRQFDAPACVIVTYDKELSGSDDTPFDCGAVTTALVNAAWSRGLGCVINSQGIMQSPVVREHANIPDDQVIMKAVAMGWPDEDFPANPVKITRRSVDEAARFVGFD
- a CDS encoding AMP-binding protein, which codes for MYDVSLTESFFPRQTDLELRDTTVGSALREAASQWPDDIALEEFSETGESGRKWTFAELLADAEKLADALLTRYQPGERIVIWAPNIPEWILCEYAFGIAGLVLVTANPGYQKRELTYVIEQSSAVGLFHIGNFRGNPMAEIAKAIGEDNDQLRELVDMQDRDALFATGSLSSPRPEVTPSDIAQIQYTSGSTGFPKGVLLHHYGLTNNSRHSFERLGIDPKGKLLLVAPLFHTTGCAVSVLGACQSGTHIVLPPMFEPNLANKLVESEKITSVIGVPTMYMMMLEVDDANPRDLTSVDVIGAGGSMVSPELIRRIKDRFGCKFTNGYGMTETSPLLTGTRDSDPMDKQTQTIGQPFSQLDVSIRDPQTNSVVPLGKVGEICARGYSVMAGYNDNPEATAEAIDAEGWMHTGDLGMMDEQGFITITGRVKEMIIRGGENLFPVEIENILLEHDTVAQVAVVGLPDEKWGEIVAAFIRTPEGASLDPAVLKAHCREHLAAQKTPVVWVEVDEYPMTGSGKVQKFQLRDKYLAGDYDAA